In Rahnella sikkimica, the following are encoded in one genomic region:
- the gsiA gene encoding glutathione ABC transporter ATP-binding protein GsiA, protein MSSPIVLPSDHVLAVSQLSVQFSHEGQIIPAVNNLSFQVRRGETLAIVGESGSGKSVTSLALMRLVEQGGGQISQGDMLFRRRNAEVVDLMAASQSTMRSLRGADIAMIFQEPMTSLNPVFPVGEQIAESIRLHQNKDSRAARAEALRMLDLVRIPEAKNILDSYPHQLSGGMRQRVMIAMALSCKPALLIADEPTTALDVTIQAQILQLIRVLQKEMQMGVIFITHDMGVVAEIADRVLVMHQGNSVETGDVGAIFRAPQQPYTRSLLAAVPKLGSMAGKPLPARFPVLAQKEGDPELVQDTLTPGAPPVLQVRDLVTRFDLRSGIFNRVTRRVHAVEKVSFDLHPGETLALVGESGCGKSTTGRSLLKLVKSQGGTITFNGQELTDVSGSALQHLRRDIQFIFQDPYASLDPRLTVGYSIMEPLLVHKLAKGAEAEARVAWLLEKVGLLPEHAQRYPHEFSGGQRQRICIARALALNPKVVIADESVSALDVSIRAQIINLLMDLQKEFGLAFLFISHDMAVVERISHRVAVMYLGQIVEIGTRRAVFEDPQHAYTRKLMAAVPVADPAHKRKEQALLVDEIPSPIRALNDEPLVSPLVQVGEGHFVARHAIAGLY, encoded by the coding sequence TCCGGCAAGTCGGTGACCTCGCTGGCGCTGATGCGTCTGGTGGAGCAGGGCGGCGGGCAGATTTCGCAGGGCGATATGCTTTTTCGCCGCCGTAACGCCGAAGTGGTGGATTTAATGGCGGCGTCGCAATCGACCATGCGCAGCCTGCGCGGTGCCGATATTGCGATGATTTTTCAGGAACCGATGACCTCGCTCAATCCGGTGTTTCCGGTCGGCGAGCAAATCGCGGAATCCATCCGCCTGCATCAGAATAAAGACAGCCGGGCTGCCCGCGCCGAAGCCTTGCGGATGCTGGATCTGGTGCGAATTCCCGAAGCTAAAAATATTCTCGACAGTTATCCGCATCAGCTTTCCGGCGGCATGCGTCAGCGGGTGATGATTGCGATGGCGCTGTCGTGCAAACCCGCGCTGCTGATTGCCGACGAACCGACAACGGCGCTGGATGTGACCATTCAGGCGCAGATTTTACAGCTCATCCGCGTGCTGCAAAAAGAGATGCAGATGGGTGTGATTTTTATCACCCACGATATGGGCGTGGTGGCTGAAATTGCCGACCGCGTGCTGGTGATGCATCAGGGCAACAGCGTGGAAACCGGCGACGTGGGCGCGATTTTCCGTGCGCCACAACAGCCGTATACCCGCTCGCTGCTGGCGGCGGTGCCAAAATTAGGTTCGATGGCCGGCAAGCCTTTGCCTGCGCGTTTTCCGGTGCTGGCGCAAAAAGAAGGTGACCCCGAACTGGTGCAGGACACCCTGACGCCGGGTGCGCCGCCGGTTTTACAGGTTCGCGATCTTGTCACGCGTTTTGATTTACGCAGCGGCATTTTCAACCGCGTGACGCGCCGCGTTCATGCCGTGGAAAAAGTCAGTTTTGATTTACATCCGGGCGAAACGCTGGCGCTGGTGGGCGAATCCGGTTGCGGCAAATCCACCACCGGACGTTCGCTGCTGAAACTGGTGAAAAGTCAGGGCGGCACGATTACGTTTAACGGCCAGGAACTGACCGATGTCAGCGGCAGCGCGCTGCAACATCTGCGCCGCGATATTCAGTTTATTTTTCAGGATCCCTACGCCTCGCTCGATCCGCGTCTGACGGTCGGCTATTCCATTATGGAACCGCTGCTGGTCCACAAACTGGCGAAAGGCGCAGAGGCCGAGGCGCGCGTCGCCTGGCTGCTGGAAAAAGTCGGGCTGCTGCCGGAACACGCGCAGCGCTATCCTCACGAGTTTTCCGGCGGTCAGCGTCAGCGGATTTGCATTGCCCGCGCGCTGGCGCTCAATCCGAAAGTGGTGATTGCGGATGAATCCGTTTCCGCCCTCGATGTGTCTATCCGTGCGCAAATCATTAATTTGCTGATGGATTTGCAGAAAGAGTTCGGGCTGGCGTTTCTGTTTATTTCGCACGACATGGCGGTGGTCGAGCGCATCAGCCATCGCGTGGCGGTGATGTATCTCGGGCAAATCGTTGAAATCGGCACGCGGCGCGCGGTGTTTGAGGATCCGCAGCACGCGTATACCCGCAAACTGATGGCGGCGGTGCCGGTGGCCGATCCGGCGCATAAAAGAAAAGAGCAGGCCTTGCTGGTGGATGAAATCCCCAGCCCGATCCGTGCGCTCAACGACGAGCCGCTGGTTTCCCCGCTGGTGCAGGTGGGCGAAGGGCACTTTGTCGCGCGGCATGCGATTGCGGGGCTTTACTGA
- the gsiB gene encoding glutathione ABC transporter substrate-binding protein GsiB, with protein MNQQKRKGKNVIRQAVLAAAIFGSLASASAWAAKDVVIAVGSNFTSLDPYDANDTLSQAVAKSFYQGLFGFDKNMKLENVLADSYTVSKDGLVYTIKLHPGVKFQDGTDFNAAAVKVNFDRASNPDNHLKRYNLFKNIASTEAVDDTTVKITLKEPFSAFINILAHPSAVIISPAALTKYGKEIGFHPVGTGPYTLDQWNQTDFVKVKKFDGYWKKGEPKLDTITWRPVVDNNTRAAMLQTGEADLAFPVPYEQAALLEKNPKLDLVSAPSILHRYISLNVTQKPFDNVKVREAINYAINKQALIKVAFAGYAVPSEGPLPQGIEYAAKFKPWPYDPAKAKELLKEAGYPDGFTTTLWSSHNNSTAQKVLQFTQQQLAQVGIKVTVTAMDAAQRAAQVENVGQKEAGVRMFYTGWSASTGEADWALSPLFSTQAAPPKQFGTAFYSNAQVDKDLSDALKTTDKAEKAKLYADAQKQIWTDAPWAFLVTERLVSAKNKRLTGFYVMPDTAFSFDDADVK; from the coding sequence ATGAATCAGCAGAAACGTAAAGGTAAGAACGTGATCCGCCAGGCGGTGCTCGCTGCCGCTATTTTCGGTTCTCTGGCTTCAGCTTCAGCATGGGCTGCCAAAGACGTTGTGATCGCCGTAGGCTCTAACTTCACCTCGCTGGATCCTTATGATGCGAACGACACGTTGTCGCAGGCGGTGGCAAAATCCTTCTATCAGGGACTGTTTGGCTTCGATAAAAACATGAAGCTGGAAAACGTGCTGGCGGACAGCTACACGGTCAGCAAAGACGGCCTGGTTTACACCATCAAGCTGCATCCGGGCGTGAAATTCCAGGACGGCACCGACTTCAATGCGGCGGCGGTAAAAGTTAACTTTGACCGCGCCAGCAATCCTGATAATCACCTCAAACGCTACAACCTGTTTAAAAATATCGCCAGCACGGAAGCGGTAGATGACACCACCGTGAAAATCACGCTGAAAGAACCGTTCTCGGCGTTTATCAATATTCTGGCGCACCCGTCGGCGGTGATTATTTCCCCGGCGGCGCTGACCAAATACGGCAAAGAGATCGGTTTCCACCCGGTGGGTACCGGCCCGTACACGCTGGATCAGTGGAACCAGACCGATTTCGTGAAAGTGAAGAAATTCGACGGTTACTGGAAAAAAGGCGAGCCTAAACTCGACACCATCACCTGGCGTCCGGTCGTAGACAACAACACCCGCGCCGCGATGCTGCAAACCGGTGAAGCCGATCTGGCGTTCCCGGTGCCATACGAGCAGGCCGCGCTGCTGGAGAAAAACCCGAAACTGGATCTGGTGTCTGCGCCGTCAATTTTGCATCGTTACATCAGCCTTAACGTGACGCAAAAACCGTTCGATAACGTGAAAGTGCGTGAGGCAATCAACTACGCCATCAACAAACAGGCGCTGATTAAAGTCGCGTTTGCCGGTTACGCCGTGCCTTCCGAAGGGCCATTGCCGCAGGGCATTGAGTACGCCGCGAAATTCAAACCGTGGCCATATGATCCGGCAAAAGCCAAAGAACTGCTGAAAGAAGCGGGTTATCCGGACGGTTTCACCACCACGCTGTGGTCTTCACACAACAACAGCACCGCGCAGAAAGTGTTGCAGTTCACGCAACAGCAGCTGGCGCAGGTCGGTATTAAAGTCACCGTGACCGCGATGGATGCGGCTCAGCGTGCGGCGCAAGTCGAAAACGTCGGGCAGAAAGAAGCCGGTGTGCGCATGTTCTACACCGGCTGGTCGGCGTCAACCGGTGAAGCTGACTGGGCGCTGTCGCCATTGTTCTCAACCCAGGCCGCGCCACCGAAACAGTTCGGCACCGCTTTTTACAGCAATGCGCAGGTGGATAAAGATTTGTCCGACGCGCTGAAAACGACGGACAAAGCCGAGAAAGCCAAACTGTACGCCGACGCCCAGAAACAAATCTGGACCGATGCGCCGTGGGCATTCCTGGTGACGGAGCGTCTGGTCTCTGCCAAAAACAAACGTCTGACAGGTTTCTACGTGATGCCGGACACGGCGTTCAGCTTTGACGATGCCGATGTGAAATAA
- the gsiC gene encoding glutathione ABC transporter permease GsiC, whose product MLNYFLKRLLGLIPTLLIVAVLVFLFVHLLPGDPARLMAGQDADASVIALVRQDLGLDKPLYQQFFTFFGNALTGDFGHSMVSKRPVIDEISSRFMPTFWLTLTSMLWSVIIGLIIGVVSAVWRNRWPDRLGMALAVSGISFPAFALGMLLMQVFSVELGWLPTVGADSWQHYILPSITLGAAVAAIMARFTRASFVDVMQEDYMRTARAKGVHEAVVVVKHGLRNAMIPVVTMMGLQFGFLLGGSIVVEKVFNWPGLGRLLVDSVEMRDYPVIQAEVLLFSLEFILINLLVDMLYAVINPSIRYK is encoded by the coding sequence ATGCTTAATTATTTTCTGAAACGATTACTGGGACTGATACCAACGCTGCTGATTGTGGCGGTGCTGGTCTTTCTCTTTGTGCATCTTTTGCCGGGCGATCCGGCGCGTCTGATGGCCGGACAGGACGCAGACGCCAGCGTTATTGCGCTGGTCCGTCAGGATCTAGGGCTGGATAAGCCGCTCTATCAGCAATTCTTCACCTTTTTCGGCAACGCGCTGACCGGCGATTTCGGGCATTCGATGGTGTCGAAGCGTCCGGTGATCGACGAAATCAGCTCCCGCTTTATGCCGACGTTCTGGCTCACGCTGACCAGCATGCTGTGGTCGGTGATTATCGGGCTGATCATTGGCGTGGTGTCCGCCGTCTGGCGTAACCGCTGGCCGGACCGTCTGGGCATGGCGCTCGCCGTTTCAGGTATCTCTTTCCCGGCCTTTGCGCTGGGCATGTTGCTGATGCAGGTTTTCTCCGTTGAACTGGGCTGGTTGCCAACCGTGGGTGCTGACAGCTGGCAGCATTATATTCTGCCGTCCATCACCCTTGGCGCAGCGGTCGCGGCCATTATGGCGCGTTTTACCCGTGCGTCTTTTGTCGACGTGATGCAGGAAGATTACATGCGCACGGCGCGGGCAAAGGGCGTTCACGAAGCCGTTGTGGTGGTGAAACACGGGCTACGCAACGCCATGATCCCGGTTGTGACCATGATGGGATTACAGTTTGGATTCCTGCTCGGCGGCTCGATTGTGGTCGAGAAAGTCTTCAACTGGCCGGGGTTAGGGCGGTTGCTGGTGGATTCCGTGGAGATGCGCGATTACCCGGTGATCCAGGCCGAAGTGCTGCTCTTCTCGCTCGAATTCATCCTGATCAATCTGCTGGTGGACATGCTGTACGCCGTGATTAACCCTTCTATCCGATACAAGTGA
- the gsiD gene encoding glutathione ABC transporter permease GsiD, with product MKNWRRNAVLASLPIITSETPQAVRTPWKAFWRRFRRQHIAMIAGVFILLLIAAAIFAPWLVPFDPENYFDYDRLNEGPSVMHWLGVDSLGRDIFSRILMGARISLAAGVLSVVLGAAIGTFFGLLAGYYEGAWDRITMRICDVLFAFPGILLAIAVVAVMGNGMSNVIIAVAIFSIPAFARLVRGNTLVLKQQTYIESARSIGASDATILFRHILPGTLSSIVVYFTMRIGTSIITAASLSFLGMGAQPPTPEWGAMLNEARADMVMAPHVAIFPSLAIFLTVLAFNLLGDGLRDALDPKLKN from the coding sequence ATGAAAAACTGGCGGAGAAATGCCGTACTGGCGAGCTTGCCGATAATCACATCCGAAACCCCGCAGGCGGTAAGAACGCCGTGGAAAGCGTTCTGGCGGCGTTTTCGTCGGCAACATATCGCGATGATTGCGGGCGTTTTTATTCTTTTACTGATTGCCGCGGCGATCTTTGCGCCGTGGCTGGTGCCGTTTGATCCGGAAAATTACTTCGATTATGACCGTCTGAATGAAGGCCCGTCGGTGATGCACTGGCTCGGCGTAGATTCACTCGGGCGTGACATTTTCAGCCGTATCCTGATGGGCGCGCGCATTTCTCTCGCTGCCGGTGTGCTTTCCGTGGTGCTGGGCGCGGCTATTGGCACCTTTTTCGGTTTGCTGGCCGGATACTACGAAGGCGCGTGGGATCGTATCACTATGCGCATTTGCGACGTGTTATTCGCCTTCCCCGGCATTCTGCTGGCGATTGCCGTGGTCGCCGTGATGGGCAACGGCATGTCGAACGTGATTATAGCGGTGGCGATATTCAGCATTCCGGCGTTCGCCCGTCTGGTACGCGGTAACACGCTGGTGCTGAAACAGCAAACCTACATTGAATCGGCGCGCAGCATCGGCGCATCGGACGCCACCATCTTGTTCCGCCACATTCTGCCCGGCACGCTGTCTTCTATCGTGGTGTATTTCACCATGCGCATCGGCACGTCGATTATCACTGCCGCGAGTTTGTCGTTCCTTGGTATGGGCGCACAGCCCCCGACGCCGGAGTGGGGCGCGATGCTCAACGAAGCCCGCGCGGATATGGTGATGGCACCGCACGTCGCGATATTCCCAAGCCTGGCGATATTCCTGACGGTGCTGGCGTTTAATCTGCTGGGAGATGGGTTGAGAGATGCACTGGATCCGAAATTGAAAAATTAG
- a CDS encoding type II toxin-antitoxin system PemK/MazF family toxin gives MSINFKPKVGQVLDCNYGVYPKDTNGCILDNIVDAHMPPEMVKRRLVIVLNGKLNGNSSIVVPLSTTLDEIKLKRGFHVQLDAGVIEDLKYFPPKTCWAKCDMVQTVSNRRLNKPMLAGRGWLSQCIPVNIITLIQQAILNSIKSSENLLM, from the coding sequence ATGTCGATTAATTTTAAACCCAAAGTTGGGCAGGTTCTTGACTGTAATTACGGTGTTTACCCGAAAGATACAAATGGTTGTATTTTAGATAACATTGTTGATGCACATATGCCCCCGGAAATGGTTAAGCGGCGTTTAGTTATTGTGCTTAACGGCAAGCTTAATGGGAATTCTTCAATTGTTGTTCCGTTGTCGACCACGCTAGATGAGATCAAGCTTAAAAGAGGTTTTCATGTCCAACTTGATGCAGGGGTGATAGAAGACTTAAAGTATTTCCCACCCAAAACGTGTTGGGCAAAATGCGATATGGTTCAAACCGTAAGTAATAGAAGACTTAATAAACCTATGCTGGCTGGACGTGGGTGGTTATCTCAGTGCATACCAGTCAATATAATTACATTAATCCAGCAAGCCATTCTCAATTCGATAAAATCATCTGAAAATCTTCTGATGTGA
- the fghA gene encoding S-formylglutathione hydrolase → MSSSIELLEEHRMFGGWQQRYRHTSASLNCGMTFSIYLPPAKDDTPPPVLYWLSGLTCNDENFTLKAGAQRVAAELGLILVMPDTSPRGEYVANDDGYDLGQGAGFYLNATQSPWAAHYRMYDYLLDELPALISGHFRVSDRQSIFGHSMGGHGALMLALRNPQRFQSVSAFAPIVNPAQVPWGRKAFSAYLGDDESQWLQYDSCHLLSSLPADQVPFPILVDQGDGDQFLADQLQPAKLAEIARQRGWPLQLRVQPGYDHSYFTIASFVEDHLRFHAGYLHSKA, encoded by the coding sequence ATGAGCAGCTCGATTGAACTACTCGAAGAACACCGGATGTTTGGCGGCTGGCAGCAGCGCTACCGCCACACGTCGGCCAGCCTGAATTGCGGCATGACGTTCAGCATTTATCTGCCACCGGCAAAAGATGACACGCCGCCGCCGGTGCTTTACTGGCTGTCGGGTCTGACCTGTAATGACGAAAACTTCACGCTGAAAGCCGGGGCGCAGCGCGTCGCGGCAGAACTGGGTCTGATTCTGGTGATGCCGGATACCAGCCCGCGCGGTGAATATGTCGCCAATGACGACGGTTACGATCTCGGTCAGGGCGCAGGTTTTTACCTGAACGCCACGCAGTCGCCGTGGGCCGCGCATTACCGGATGTACGATTACCTGCTCGATGAACTGCCTGCGTTAATCAGCGGACATTTCAGGGTCAGCGACCGTCAGTCGATCTTTGGCCACTCGATGGGCGGCCACGGCGCACTGATGCTGGCACTGCGTAACCCGCAGCGCTTCCAGTCAGTTTCCGCGTTCGCACCGATTGTGAATCCGGCGCAAGTTCCGTGGGGACGTAAAGCGTTCAGCGCCTATCTGGGTGATGATGAAAGCCAGTGGTTGCAGTACGACAGCTGCCACCTGCTGAGTTCACTGCCTGCGGATCAGGTGCCATTCCCGATTTTAGTCGATCAGGGTGACGGCGATCAGTTCCTCGCGGATCAGCTGCAACCGGCAAAACTGGCCGAAATCGCCCGCCAGCGCGGCTGGCCGTTACAGCTGCGCGTGCAGCCGGGGTACGATCACAGTTACTTCACGATTGCCTCGTTTGTGGAAGATCACCTGCGGTTTCATGCGGGGTATTTGCACTCTAAGGCATGA
- a CDS encoding S-(hydroxymethyl)glutathione dehydrogenase/class III alcohol dehydrogenase has protein sequence MEMIKTRAAVAWGPNQPLSIEEVDLMPPQKGEVLVRIVATGVCHTDAYTLSGKDPEGVFPAILGHEGGGVVEAVGEGVTSVAVGDHVIPLYTPECGECKFCKSGKTNLCQAIRATQGKGLMPDGTTRFFKDGKPIFHYMGTSTFSEYTVVPEISLAKINKEAPLEEVCLLGCGVTTGMGAVINTAKVKKGDTVAIFGLGGIGLSAIIGAVMAGAGRIIGIDLNTSKFDLARKLGATDLINPKDFDKPIQDVIVEMTDGGVDFSFECIGNVNVMRSALECCHKGWGESVIIGVAGAGEEISTRPFQLVTGRVWRGSAFGGVKGRSQLPGIVERYLDGEFALNDFITHTMPLEEINEAFDLMHEGKSIRTVIHFNK, from the coding sequence ATGGAAATGATTAAAACACGCGCCGCCGTAGCCTGGGGTCCGAATCAGCCTCTGTCCATTGAAGAAGTGGATTTGATGCCACCGCAAAAAGGCGAAGTGCTGGTGCGTATCGTCGCGACCGGTGTTTGCCATACCGATGCTTACACGTTATCCGGCAAAGATCCGGAAGGCGTGTTCCCGGCAATCCTCGGTCATGAAGGCGGTGGCGTGGTGGAAGCCGTCGGCGAAGGCGTCACCAGCGTTGCCGTGGGCGACCACGTGATCCCGCTATACACCCCGGAATGTGGCGAATGTAAGTTCTGTAAATCCGGCAAAACCAACCTGTGTCAGGCTATCCGCGCCACGCAGGGTAAAGGCCTGATGCCGGACGGCACCACGCGTTTCTTCAAAGACGGCAAACCGATTTTCCATTACATGGGGACTTCGACGTTCTCCGAATACACCGTGGTTCCGGAAATTTCACTGGCGAAAATCAACAAAGAAGCGCCGCTGGAAGAAGTGTGTCTGCTCGGTTGCGGCGTGACCACCGGCATGGGTGCTGTGATTAACACCGCCAAAGTGAAAAAAGGCGACACCGTGGCGATCTTCGGCCTCGGCGGCATCGGTCTTTCCGCTATTATCGGCGCAGTGATGGCGGGCGCAGGCCGCATCATCGGTATCGATCTGAACACCAGCAAGTTCGATCTGGCCCGTAAACTTGGCGCAACCGATCTGATTAACCCGAAAGATTTTGATAAGCCGATTCAGGACGTGATCGTCGAAATGACCGACGGCGGCGTGGACTTCTCCTTCGAATGTATCGGTAACGTGAACGTGATGCGTTCCGCGCTGGAATGCTGCCATAAAGGCTGGGGCGAATCCGTCATTATCGGCGTTGCCGGTGCCGGTGAAGAAATCTCCACCCGTCCGTTCCAGCTGGTAACAGGCCGCGTATGGCGTGGTTCTGCATTCGGTGGCGTCAAAGGCCGCAGCCAGCTGCCGGGCATTGTTGAGCGTTATCTGGACGGCGAATTCGCCCTGAACGATTTCATCACGCACACCATGCCGCTGGAAGAAATCAACGAAGCGTTCGATTTAATGCACGAAGGCAAGTCTATCCGCACGGTTATTCATTTTAACAAGTAA
- the ptrR gene encoding putrescine utilization regulator PtrR gives MDLTQLRMFCCVAETGSLARAAEQLHRVPSNLTTRLRQLELELGTDLFIREKQRIRLSAMGHNFLNYAERILALSDEAMSITHAGEPAGNFALGSMESTAATRLPSLLAAYHQKFPQVALSLVTATSGETIDSVRAGRLAAALVDGPIDFDDLNGCISFRERMVVISPPGESPLELPAGRSGHTVFAFRPSCSYRQRLQAWIKEMNVPVANTLEIQSYHSMMACVASGAGIAMIPRSVLEQLPGHERVQIHEMPDEFADTATWLIWRRDAFSPNVRALKELIIEQNGGVIPLLKHPLAGENDPVMDPA, from the coding sequence ATGGATCTCACTCAGTTACGGATGTTTTGCTGCGTGGCGGAAACCGGCTCGCTGGCGCGTGCAGCAGAACAGCTGCACCGCGTGCCGTCGAACCTCACCACCCGTCTGCGTCAGCTCGAACTCGAACTGGGCACGGATTTATTCATCCGCGAAAAGCAGCGTATCCGCCTTTCGGCGATGGGCCATAACTTTCTCAATTACGCCGAACGCATTCTGGCGCTCAGCGATGAAGCGATGAGCATCACCCACGCCGGCGAACCTGCCGGGAATTTCGCGCTGGGTTCGATGGAAAGTACCGCCGCCACCCGCCTGCCCTCACTGCTGGCGGCATATCACCAGAAATTTCCGCAGGTGGCGCTCTCGCTTGTCACGGCGACTTCCGGTGAAACTATCGACAGCGTGCGGGCGGGTCGTTTAGCCGCCGCGCTGGTCGACGGCCCGATTGATTTTGACGATCTCAACGGTTGTATCTCTTTTCGCGAGCGCATGGTGGTGATTTCTCCGCCCGGGGAATCGCCGCTTGAACTGCCCGCAGGCCGCAGCGGGCATACCGTTTTCGCATTCCGCCCGAGCTGTTCCTACCGCCAGCGTTTACAGGCGTGGATCAAAGAGATGAATGTGCCGGTGGCGAACACCCTGGAAATTCAGTCCTATCATTCAATGATGGCCTGCGTCGCCAGCGGCGCGGGGATCGCCATGATACCGCGTTCGGTACTGGAACAATTACCCGGCCACGAACGGGTGCAAATTCACGAAATGCCGGATGAATTCGCCGATACCGCCACCTGGCTTATCTGGCGTCGGGACGCCTTCAGCCCCAATGTGCGGGCGCTGAAAGAACTGATTATTGAACAAAACGGCGGGGTGATCCCGTTACTGAAACATCCTCTTGCCGGCGAAAATGACCCGGTGATGGATCCGGCGTAA
- a CDS encoding YbfB/YjiJ family MFS transporter yields the protein MAFRIALSGFLAFVVAMGIGRFAFTPQVPLMIAEHQFTLTGAGLVAAFNYLGYLCGAFDGMRAAKHLERRLWLGVWGGVVLTLLSAVISGEVLHSIVRFMIGWTSGWAMVMVSAWCNERLAHYGRPALSAAVFAGPGVGIFLSGMLAVGIHSLQLTSAQAWSVYGVLALIFVAIITPNLPRKGDLHRSHVATEPLVMTPALKRLVWSYSLAGFGYILPATFLSQMATARFPDSLFAQFVWPVFGGAAVIGIVIGILTRHCLTTHTRMALTLWIQGLGILCAEVVPGVTGLVLGALLTGGGFLSVVQLALQYSRELAPNHSRYMAGLLTTGYAVGQLFGPVLSAISTALTHHLEPALYVALAGFVIAGALVIRDNR from the coding sequence ATGGCTTTTCGTATTGCGCTAAGTGGTTTTCTGGCTTTTGTCGTCGCGATGGGGATCGGGCGCTTCGCTTTTACGCCGCAGGTTCCTTTAATGATAGCTGAACATCAGTTCACGCTGACCGGCGCGGGTTTAGTCGCCGCCTTCAACTATCTCGGTTATCTGTGTGGCGCGTTCGACGGTATGCGCGCGGCGAAACATCTGGAACGCCGGTTGTGGCTGGGCGTGTGGGGCGGCGTGGTACTGACGTTGCTGTCGGCGGTGATTTCCGGTGAAGTGCTGCACAGTATCGTGCGCTTTATGATTGGCTGGACCAGCGGCTGGGCGATGGTGATGGTGTCGGCGTGGTGCAATGAACGTCTGGCGCATTATGGCCGTCCGGCGCTGAGCGCGGCGGTGTTTGCCGGGCCGGGCGTCGGGATTTTCCTCAGCGGAATGCTGGCGGTGGGGATCCACAGTTTGCAGCTGACGTCCGCGCAGGCATGGAGCGTTTACGGCGTGCTGGCGCTGATTTTCGTGGCCATTATTACGCCGAACTTACCGCGCAAAGGCGATTTGCATCGTTCGCATGTGGCGACGGAACCGCTGGTGATGACGCCTGCGCTGAAACGTCTGGTGTGGAGTTACAGTCTGGCGGGTTTCGGCTATATCCTGCCCGCTACGTTTTTATCGCAGATGGCGACGGCGCGTTTTCCTGACAGCCTGTTCGCGCAGTTTGTCTGGCCGGTATTCGGCGGTGCGGCGGTAATTGGCATCGTTATTGGGATCCTGACCCGGCATTGTCTGACCACGCATACACGCATGGCGCTGACGTTGTGGATCCAGGGCCTCGGTATTTTATGTGCCGAAGTGGTGCCGGGCGTTACCGGCCTCGTGCTCGGCGCGCTTCTGACGGGCGGCGGTTTTCTCAGCGTGGTTCAGCTCGCGTTGCAGTACAGCCGCGAGCTGGCACCCAACCACAGCCGGTATATGGCGGGGCTGCTGACGACCGGTTACGCAGTCGGGCAGCTGTTCGGGCCGGTGCTGTCGGCGATATCGACCGCGCTGACGCATCATCTTGAACCCGCGTTGTATGTCGCACTGGCCGGTTTTGTGATTGCGGGCGCGCTGGTGATTCGGGATAACCGATAA
- the folE gene encoding GTP cyclohydrolase I FolE, with product MPTPILSKEAILVHEALLTRGLETPLREALPIDNETRKQRIQEHMTGIMQLLNLDLSDDSLVETPRRIAKMYVDEIFSGLDYANFPKITVIENKMKVDEMVTVRDITLTSTCEHHFVTIDGKATVAYLPKDTVIGLSKINRIVQFFSQRPQVQERLTQQILVALQTLLGTPNVAVSIDAVHYCVKARGVRDATSATTTTSLGGLFKSSQNTRQEFLRTVRHSS from the coding sequence ATGCCAACCCCAATCCTGAGTAAAGAAGCCATTTTGGTCCATGAGGCGTTGTTAACCCGTGGTCTGGAAACCCCTCTGCGTGAAGCGCTGCCTATCGATAACGAAACGCGCAAACAGCGGATCCAGGAACATATGACTGGCATCATGCAATTGCTCAATCTGGATCTCTCCGATGACAGTCTGGTGGAAACGCCGCGTCGTATCGCGAAGATGTACGTGGATGAAATTTTCTCCGGGCTGGATTACGCGAACTTCCCGAAAATCACGGTTATCGAAAATAAGATGAAAGTGGACGAGATGGTCACGGTGCGTGATATCACGCTGACCAGCACCTGCGAACACCATTTCGTGACCATCGACGGCAAAGCGACCGTGGCGTATTTGCCGAAAGATACCGTGATCGGCTTGTCGAAAATCAACCGTATCGTGCAGTTCTTCTCGCAGCGTCCGCAGGTTCAGGAACGTCTGACGCAGCAGATTCTGGTGGCGTTACAGACGCTGCTCGGCACGCCAAACGTGGCAGTGTCGATTGATGCCGTGCATTACTGCGTGAAAGCCCGTGGCGTGCGTGATGCAACCAGCGCAACGACCACCACCTCTCTGGGCGGTCTGTTCAAGTCCAGCCAGAATACGCGTCAGGAATTCCTGCGTACCGTCCGCCATTCTTCGTAA